Proteins encoded in a region of the Canis lupus dingo isolate Sandy chromosome 17, ASM325472v2, whole genome shotgun sequence genome:
- the LOC112664331 gene encoding uncharacterized protein LOC112664331, translated as MTSPALTVELNPNNLSLQKNGPDPMSTRGGRVAQWPRQRLWSQSNLSPNSGTSCDFGYKTYICSLEKRKKKEEEEEEEEEDEDDEREEGRKEGRKEGRKEGKKGRKKKKGRMKEKERRKRNSSFENLGWLIQILPIPGLVSGL; from the exons ATGACCAGCCCTGCTCTGACAGTGGAGCTCAACCCCAACAACCTGTCCCTCCAGAAAAACGGGCCGGACCCAATGTCAACTAGGGGAGGCCGTGTGGCCCAGTGGCCCAGACAGAGGCTCTGGAGTCAGTCAAACCTGAGTCCAAATTCTGGCACAAGCTGTGACTTTGG gtaCAAAACTTATATATGCTCattggagaagaggaagaagaaggaggaggaggaagaggaagaagaagaagatgaggatgatgaaagagaggaaggaaggaaggaaggaaggaaggaaggaaggaaggaaggaaaaaaaggaaggaagaaaaagaaaggaaggatgaaagagaaggaaagaaggaaaagaaattctagCTTTGAGAATCTTGGATGGCTCATCCAGATACTGCCAATCCCTGGGCTGGTCAGTGGCCTTTGA